In Sesamum indicum cultivar Zhongzhi No. 13 linkage group LG1, S_indicum_v1.0, whole genome shotgun sequence, the sequence TACCTATTGTCAactatcaaaataatttgcaCTGACCAAAATAAGCAACCAAAAGGTTGGTGAAATGTCAATAACAAAGATGAGACAGAGGGTAAACTTTTGCTACACCTATGATATCAATTCAAATTCTTGTCAAAGACATTGGGGACTAAACGTATgtaataatatgtatgttttttttttttttttttctatcagATTATAGGATCTTGACTTTTTggcataataatatttttatggatatGCTATAGGAATCAAGAAACCGCATATTACCGAACAAATCAGGGCCTTAGTTCTTAGCAGGCTCACGACAtagtaacttatttttttacaaattctgGCATAATGTTTTTATAAGTATGCAATGGGGACTATATCGTTGCATAGTTCTATACAAGTTAAAACGTTGGTCACTAGTGGACTCATATATGTTTCTATATAGATCTACCATAGGGATCGAAATTGCTACATTCATTCAAATGCAATCCTCTAACAGAATAGGCTCACGACATAGTACCTTAGTTTTTTACAAGCTCatgacataatattttaataaatctgCTAGAGAGACTATGTCGTTGCACATTTCTGCACAAGTTAGAACTCTAATTATAGCAGACTCATATAATAGTGTTTCTATGAATCTACCAAGGGGATCAAGATTGTTGCACGGGTTCAGATGCAATCTTCTAGAGGATTGTTGGACGTCACTTGATTCTTGGAAGGCTCACGACATAGTGCCTTAGTTTTTGACAAACTTGTAGCATAATGGTTTAATAAATCAGGAACTatgttgttatatatttttaaacgaGTTAAAACTCTTGATTATAGTAGGCTCGTATGATAGCCTctacaaatttatataggGATCAACAATGCTGcacattttcaaattcaatcttttaACAGAATGTACAACGTCATTTCtacttccttttgtttttataaaaataaaaaatcaaataggaaataaaacaaaatgggGCCCAAGTTTTCTTCCCCACTTGGAATCCCAAAAACTTGAGGAGTGAGGACAAAGGTTGCACACTCTTGTCATCATGCAATCACATGAAGTGTAATAATCATTGGACCACCACCGAAACCACAAACACAACTCCAATAATTTCCCCCCACCctaccccacccccaccccctgGTTGCCTCCCACCGCCCCACCATGCTCCCTAAACCTCAGCACAAATAAAAACCAGTATAATCCCCTCATTAAACTCTCCAAAACAACTCAATTTGTCCCCTAAACCAAGAAAATACCCCCATCATTGTACTCTTAAGTCCCCTGCCCTTACTTCCAGTAAGTCCCAGATTCTCACATTGTCTCACTGTACTTAAACATTCTCAGCTTTTATTTCTCCTCCACCAGCTTTTTATCCCCCCATTCTCTGCTGCTCCCAAGTCTACCTTCCACGTTCGGATAAACCCTAGATCTGTCCCCCCTGTAGGTGAAGACACTCTCTGCCCTTCCCCTGTATACCCTCTGCAAGTGTGTCTGTGTGTTTCTTCTGATGTTTTTCCatgttcttgaatttctttctGACTGCAGCTTTCTAACAAGCACTGATACACTTATGTGTGTCTCTGCATTTACATTACCTACAGTATGCTGCCTTTCTTCTTTGTTTCTGTCTTGATGGACATCAGCTTTCTGGAAAGTAAAAACTTATTCTTGACTCAATTTTCCACATCCCagaatttacaaaaatataaaacaagaaaGGAAGAAAGCAGAATGTAGGGTTCAAGATTTAGTTCCTTTGTTGTGTGCATATGTTTCTTATGGTTATATGTTTACCACCTGTGATAATGTTAACTGTGGATGCAGATTCTTTGGGAAGTGACAGGAGGGTTGGATACTGCTGGAACTAAATTGGTAATAGGGGGAAAAGTGGGGGAGAGAGTAGAGTCAAGAGGAGGGAAGATGAGTGGGATAGCACCGGCATCAGTGGTGGGGGTGCGGGTGGCGGCCGGAGGTGTGGAGGTGGGGTATAGGGCACCATTCACAGCTGTGCAGTGGCAGGAGCTGGAGCAGCAAGCAATGATATACAAGTACCTGGTAGCTGGCCTGCCCGTCCCACCAGACCTTGTAATGCCAATTCGTCGTGGCTTTGAGTCGCTCTCTGCCCGTTTCGGTCACCACCCATCATGTAATAATCTGACTGTTTGCTGTGGGTGTGCACAATTGCTTATGAATGACACATTCATGTAAAACATGTAATTAAAATGGGATGGTAACTAATTGACCTACTTCTGCTAATAAATGATCTTGTTAGTAGAGATGTGAGTAAACTCCaattcaaaaatgaaatactTGTTCTAAAAACTGGTTGGTTATTGTTGGATGTCACTCATCAACTTGGGGGAGCTGTCGGAAGCTTCTTACCGACCAGCAGTCTGGGGCTGATACATACTTGCACTTACATATGGTTTACTGTGGTTATGGGGTCATCTGTTGGTTGCCAGCTCTTATTTGTACTGTAATATTTTGGATGCTCTATCTACTTGTGAGGTTGATGAGCTCGATGTTCCTGCACAATCTGAGATTTTTATGAAACGGGATAGATTCTTTTGTTGATTTCCCTGAACATAAGAATTGGCAAATAATGAGTCTAACTAGAAGACTATCAGTTTTTTGTCACTGTTCAGTGGTTCAGCATACTTGCATGTGGTCAAGCCTCGGTATGCATTGTTTATGCTTGTAGTACTCTAAAAGTGCAAATCCTGATATCTACTTATGCTATCTAACTCTGGAACTTGCATTTGGGTACTCGATGTGCAGTGGGCTATGGTTCCTATTATGGGAAGAAATTTGATCCCGAGCCTGGGAGATGCCGAAGAACTGATGGAAAGAAGTGGAGGTGCTCTAAAGACGCACATACAGACTCCAAATATTGCGAGCGGCACATGCACCGAGGTCGCAACCGTTCAAGAAAGCCTGTGGAATCTCATTCTACTTCGCAGTCCTTGTCGGCTGCAATTTCTCATGTCTCTACTAGGTGCAGAAGTAACAGTGGAAGTGTCCAAGGTAGCGGCAGTGGGAGCTTTCAACGCATGCCATTGTACTCTGTTGTCAGCTCTGGATTCTCATCTCAGGGGAGCAATGTGACTAAGCTACAAACTGAACCTGTCACTTATGGGATTGATGCCAAGGAATTCAGGTACGTATGTTAAGCTACGGATGCCCTTGTTTGCTAGCAGGTTCTTATGTTCTTTCGGTTGATTAATCCCTTTAAATGGGCTTTAATACATTTAAGGCAATGCGGGCATGTGATCTAGTCTTAGTAAATGAGAAACTATTCTTttctactctctctctctctctctctgtctgtcTTGATCTTTAACTTTAAGCTGAAAATTTAGGTCTATTCATGGGCTCCCTCCTGCTCCAAACGATCATAGTCCCTATCTGGAAGCTTCTGGATGTGTAGGAAGTCTGGGTTTAGGTTCTAGTGCGGGCAGCGGCACATGGCAGCTGATGCCTTCTCAAGTTTCTTCAAGCTCCTCATACAAACTGAAATCTGATTCCCAATTACTCAACCATTCCTCTGCTCAACAAAGTATGCCTCGTTTCCAGCCCATTGATGCCAAACATCAGGAGCAGCAC encodes:
- the LOC105159557 gene encoding growth-regulating factor 4; protein product: MSGIAPASVVGVRVAAGGVEVGYRAPFTAVQWQELEQQAMIYKYLVAGLPVPPDLVMPIRRGFESLSARFGHHPSLGYGSYYGKKFDPEPGRCRRTDGKKWRCSKDAHTDSKYCERHMHRGRNRSRKPVESHSTSQSLSAAISHVSTRCRSNSGSVQGSGSGSFQRMPLYSVVSSGFSSQGSNVTKLQTEPVTYGIDAKEFRSIHGLPPAPNDHSPYLEASGCVGSLGLGSSAGSGTWQLMPSQVSSSSSYKLKSDSQLLNHSSAQQSMPRFQPIDAKHQEQHCFFGSDAGLSEPVKQEQHPVHPFFSEWPTTKESWSNLDTDGSNENAFSSTQLSMSIPRTSCYFSSRNAYSTNDG